A part of Halobacillus shinanisalinarum genomic DNA contains:
- a CDS encoding DinB family protein: MEFKIAELQKYTPQIGHLVSMMNYARYTTLQAVKGLNTEQLDFLPSENGNSIGALLLHMAAIEVGFQIEVFDKRRPNEQESAEWGAAYSLGNQGRQQIKRKPLEFYIDKLNQVRNTTLEEFKKRNDGWLYQERLWDDHQSNNYFIWFHVCEDEINHRGQIRIIRKMLHSS, encoded by the coding sequence ATGGAATTTAAAATAGCGGAATTGCAGAAGTACACTCCACAAATAGGGCACCTAGTATCCATGATGAATTATGCAAGATATACTACTTTACAGGCTGTCAAAGGATTAAATACCGAGCAGCTGGACTTTTTACCGAGTGAAAATGGAAATTCTATAGGTGCATTACTCTTGCATATGGCTGCAATTGAAGTAGGTTTTCAGATTGAGGTATTTGATAAGAGAAGACCAAATGAGCAAGAATCCGCTGAGTGGGGAGCGGCATATTCTCTTGGTAATCAAGGGAGGCAGCAAATTAAAAGGAAGCCTCTAGAGTTCTATATTGATAAGTTAAATCAAGTTAGAAATACAACATTAGAAGAGTTCAAAAAACGAAATGATGGATGGTTGTATCAGGAAAGGTTATGGGACGACCATCAATCGAATAATTACTTTATTTGGTTTCATGTGTGTGAGGATGAAATCAACCATAGAGGACAGATAAGAATAATTAGGAAAATGTTGCACTCATCGTAG
- a CDS encoding GlcG/HbpS family heme-binding protein — MSQLTLDNAKKLIESSETEARNLGVAMVISILDEGGNLIAVHRMDDAWLASVDIAQNKAWTSVALKMPTSNLADATVPKAELYGLNTTNNGRIVVFGGGIPLVKEGKVVGAVGVSGSKVEHDVQVAEAAVKAFESL, encoded by the coding sequence ATGAGTCAATTAACGTTAGATAATGCAAAAAAGCTGATTGAAAGTTCAGAAACAGAGGCTAGAAACCTTGGTGTTGCAATGGTTATATCAATCCTTGATGAAGGAGGAAATCTGATTGCTGTTCACCGCATGGACGATGCTTGGCTTGCAAGCGTTGACATTGCCCAAAATAAAGCATGGACGTCCGTCGCCCTTAAGATGCCGACATCTAATCTAGCAGATGCAACCGTACCAAAAGCTGAACTGTATGGTCTAAATACGACTAATAACGGCCGTATTGTTGTATTTGGCGGCGGAATCCCACTCGTGAAAGAAGGAAAAGTTGTCGGAGCAGTCGGTGTCAGCGGCAGTAAAGTAGAACATGATGTCCAAGTTGCAGAAGCGGCAGTTAAAGCATTCGAATCGCTTTAA
- a CDS encoding cupin domain-containing protein, with translation MKIFKFNKEVGKHITKFDSNFIMSQIVNTESPAHIGCMYLEAKGKIAYHQAVIPQLLLVLSGKGGVCGEDKEVVTVEEGNAVFREQGEWHETITEQGLTAVVIESKGLDPSVMRPR, from the coding sequence GTGAAGATTTTTAAATTTAATAAAGAAGTTGGTAAACACATTACAAAATTTGATTCCAATTTTATAATGTCGCAAATCGTTAATACAGAGAGCCCAGCACATATTGGGTGTATGTATCTGGAGGCTAAAGGGAAGATAGCGTATCACCAAGCAGTTATTCCGCAATTACTGCTCGTTTTAAGTGGAAAAGGGGGAGTGTGTGGGGAAGATAAAGAAGTGGTGACCGTGGAAGAAGGGAATGCTGTATTCCGGGAACAAGGGGAATGGCATGAAACGATTACTGAACAAGGATTAACTGCAGTGGTTATAGAAAGTAAAGGGTTAGATCCATCTGTAATGAGGCCTCGTTAA
- the tatA gene encoding twin-arginine translocase TatA/TatE family subunit, translating into MLQNIGIPGLIIILVIALIIFGPSKLPEMGRAFGTTLKEFKKSTQDLMSDEKEDKEHKDQQNASSEQKEKHSTN; encoded by the coding sequence ATGCTTCAAAACATTGGAATACCTGGATTAATTATCATTCTCGTAATTGCATTGATCATTTTCGGCCCTTCTAAACTTCCAGAAATGGGACGCGCATTTGGGACAACCCTAAAGGAATTTAAAAAGTCCACGCAAGATTTAATGTCTGATGAAAAAGAGGATAAAGAGCACAAGGATCAGCAAAACGCTTCAAGCGAGCAAAAAGAAAAACATTCCACGAATTAA
- a CDS encoding aldehyde dehydrogenase family protein: MRNQVKHYINGEWVESTGSETEEVMNPATEEVMGKISLGTKEDLDKAVKAARDALPSFSQTTKEERVEMLEKIAEEYEKRKDELIEVMTDELGAPLSISEKVHYKMGYAHFSQAAESLKEFSFTEQRGDHTLVKETVGISGLITPWNFPTNQTSTKIASAFAAGSPVILKPSELTPFAAIILTEIFEAAGVPKGVFNLVNGSGEVIGDGISSHPDIDFVSFTGSVGVGQKVMENAAKTIKNFALELGGKSPLVVLKDADIDQAARSAVTHIAMNTGQVCSAATRILVPSAMKESFEEAVKNVLPEFPVGDPRKENFVGPLVAQKQWDRVQSYIEKGIEEGATLIAGGTGKPEGIEKGYFAKPTVFTDVKNDMVIAQEEIFGPVMSIITYETVEEAIEIANDTVYGLAGYVVGKDPELLRKVATSIRAGRITVNDKGKDFSAPFGGYKQSGIGREWGDFGIEEYLETKAILGLPS; this comes from the coding sequence ATGCGTAACCAAGTAAAACATTACATTAATGGGGAATGGGTCGAATCAACGGGTTCTGAAACGGAAGAAGTCATGAATCCAGCGACGGAAGAAGTTATGGGTAAAATTAGCTTAGGAACGAAGGAAGATTTGGACAAAGCTGTAAAGGCAGCACGCGATGCTCTTCCTTCGTTTTCACAAACAACAAAAGAAGAGCGGGTAGAAATGCTTGAGAAAATTGCAGAGGAATATGAAAAGCGTAAAGACGAGCTCATTGAAGTCATGACGGATGAACTTGGGGCACCTTTGTCCATTTCAGAAAAAGTTCATTACAAAATGGGCTATGCACACTTTTCACAAGCTGCCGAATCTCTTAAAGAATTCTCCTTTACTGAGCAACGCGGTGATCATACCCTTGTGAAAGAAACGGTAGGGATCAGCGGGCTCATTACACCATGGAACTTTCCAACAAACCAAACGTCAACTAAGATTGCCAGTGCTTTTGCAGCAGGCAGCCCGGTTATTTTAAAACCATCTGAACTGACGCCGTTTGCCGCAATTATTTTGACGGAGATCTTTGAAGCAGCTGGTGTTCCAAAAGGAGTCTTTAATCTAGTTAACGGTTCGGGAGAGGTAATCGGGGATGGTATCAGTTCCCACCCTGACATTGACTTCGTTTCCTTTACAGGTTCAGTCGGTGTCGGTCAGAAAGTTATGGAAAATGCTGCGAAGACAATTAAAAACTTTGCGCTTGAGCTGGGAGGCAAATCACCACTCGTTGTGCTTAAGGATGCAGATATAGATCAAGCAGCAAGATCAGCTGTGACTCACATTGCGATGAATACAGGTCAGGTATGCTCGGCAGCTACCCGTATCCTTGTCCCTTCAGCTATGAAAGAATCTTTTGAAGAAGCGGTTAAAAACGTCCTTCCAGAGTTTCCTGTTGGAGATCCACGCAAAGAAAATTTCGTCGGTCCACTCGTTGCCCAAAAGCAGTGGGATAGAGTCCAATCCTATATTGAAAAAGGTATTGAAGAAGGGGCTACTCTGATTGCTGGGGGAACTGGAAAGCCAGAAGGCATTGAAAAAGGTTACTTTGCAAAACCAACTGTCTTCACAGATGTGAAAAATGACATGGTCATTGCACAGGAAGAAATATTTGGACCTGTGATGTCGATCATCACTTATGAAACGGTTGAAGAAGCGATTGAGATTGCCAACGACACGGTTTATGGATTAGCAGGTTATGTAGTTGGGAAAGACCCAGAGCTTCTTCGTAAAGTGGCAACAAGCATTCGTGCCGGTCGAATCACGGTCAATGATAAAGGGAAAGATTTCTCCGCACCGTTTGGCGGCTATAAGCAATCCGGTATCGGTAGAGAATGGGGAGACTTCGGCATCGAAGAGTATCTCGAAACGAAGGCGATTCTTGGCTTACCTTCATAA
- a CDS encoding ectoine synthase, producing MKVVKLEDVLGTENEIKGDNWTSRRLLFKKDGMGYSVNDTVIKAGTETHIWYQNHLEAVYCIEGEGEVETLKDGKVWPIKKNEIYALDENDEHLLRAYEGSDMRMVCVFNPPLTGREIHDENGVYPVDDE from the coding sequence ATGAAAGTAGTAAAACTAGAAGACGTGCTTGGAACAGAAAATGAAATAAAAGGCGACAACTGGACATCTCGCCGCTTGTTATTTAAAAAGGATGGCATGGGTTATTCTGTTAACGATACAGTGATCAAGGCAGGCACGGAAACACACATTTGGTACCAAAATCACCTTGAAGCGGTTTATTGCATTGAAGGTGAAGGAGAAGTTGAAACTCTAAAAGACGGTAAAGTTTGGCCGATTAAAAAGAATGAAATCTACGCACTTGATGAAAATGATGAGCATCTACTGCGTGCTTATGAAGGCTCAGATATGCGTATGGTTTGCGTATTCAACCCGCCGCTCACAGGCCGTGAAATTCATGATGAAAACGGAGTATATCCAGTAGATGATGAATAA
- a CDS encoding GNAT family N-acetyltransferase, translating to MNPILLEFPHEFETERLLIRMPKPRDGEAVHNALKASIKELKPWMPFAQNNQSEEETEINVRESHINFLKREDLRLLVFHKETGQLVCSSGLHRIDWDVPKFEIGYWADTRFSGRGYTTEAVAGITQFAFKELSAKRVEIRCDSNNSKSKAIPERLGFRLEGVLRNDDLSVDGTELTDTCIYSKIEL from the coding sequence ATGAATCCTATACTACTCGAATTTCCTCATGAATTTGAAACAGAAAGACTATTAATCAGGATGCCGAAACCTCGGGATGGGGAGGCCGTACATAATGCGTTAAAAGCTTCAATCAAAGAATTAAAGCCCTGGATGCCATTTGCTCAAAATAACCAAAGCGAGGAAGAAACTGAAATAAATGTGCGTGAATCCCATATCAATTTCTTAAAACGAGAGGATCTAAGGTTACTTGTTTTTCATAAGGAGACAGGTCAATTGGTTTGTTCCTCAGGTCTCCACCGTATCGATTGGGATGTCCCAAAATTTGAAATAGGATATTGGGCAGATACCCGTTTTAGTGGGAGGGGGTATACAACTGAGGCTGTAGCAGGCATAACGCAGTTTGCATTTAAAGAGCTAAGTGCGAAACGAGTGGAAATAAGGTGTGATTCAAATAATTCAAAAAGCAAGGCCATTCCTGAAAGGCTCGGTTTTAGATTAGAGGGAGTACTTAGAAATGATGACCTTTCAGTAGATGGGACAGAGCTTACGGATACTTGCATCTACTCAAAGATAGAACTTTGA
- a CDS encoding nitroreductase family protein, with protein sequence MVVATNLDVATDHYGERGYRFSLMEAGHMVQNMMLVAGCLGKVIAPIGGFDDHKVNGNILPDEDHLSALYIVPVGLEI encoded by the coding sequence TTGGTGGTGGCAACGAACCTAGATGTTGCGACGGATCATTATGGGGAAAGAGGCTATCGCTTCAGCCTAATGGAAGCGGGGCATATGGTGCAAAATATGATGTTGGTTGCAGGATGTCTTGGGAAAGTCATAGCACCCATTGGGGGATTTGATGATCATAAGGTAAACGGTAATATATTACCAGACGAAGATCATCTTTCAGCTTTGTATATCGTTCCTGTTGGATTAGAAATATAG
- a CDS encoding NUDIX domain-containing protein: MARVRNKNGREFLEFISLKEKGLDRYSPVAGSIAVLKHGGNYLLCYNIWRKQWEIPAGRREGDETPRECAIRELYEETVQQVTELEFKGLMKVKDLSGGIIKYNPVYFTKISERQPFKENEETSGILLWDKKKEIGDIDAVDLQILNYI; this comes from the coding sequence TTGGCTCGTGTCAGGAATAAAAATGGACGAGAGTTTCTTGAATTTATCAGTCTAAAAGAGAAAGGATTAGATCGTTATTCACCGGTTGCGGGTTCCATTGCTGTTCTTAAACACGGAGGGAACTACCTCCTCTGCTATAACATTTGGAGGAAACAATGGGAGATCCCGGCAGGTCGAAGAGAAGGGGACGAAACACCGAGAGAATGTGCGATCAGAGAATTATACGAGGAAACGGTGCAGCAAGTCACAGAACTAGAATTTAAAGGATTAATGAAAGTAAAAGATCTAAGCGGCGGCATCATTAAGTATAACCCTGTGTATTTTACAAAAATAAGTGAACGACAACCTTTTAAAGAAAATGAGGAGACGTCAGGGATATTGCTTTGGGATAAGAAGAAAGAAATAGGTGATATAGATGCCGTTGACCTTCAGATATTGAATTACATATAA
- the tatC gene encoding twin-arginine translocase subunit TatC, with amino-acid sequence MTTNEMNLIGHLSELRKRLIIVLGSFILFFILAFMYVNEIYNWLSKDIDVTLAVLGPSEILWVYLMIACVVSISGTIPIVAHQIWIFVRPALTPKEQKVTLAYIPSLFILFLVGISFGYFVIFPIVFDFLLSLSEDMFYTFFTTEKYFRFMLHMTLPFGLLFELPVIIMFLTSLGVLNPYRLQKIRKYAYFVLVLIAVLITPPDLLADILVVVPMLFLYECSVLLSKVVYKRKQKLSIAA; translated from the coding sequence ATGACAACGAACGAGATGAATCTGATTGGACATTTAAGTGAATTGCGAAAACGACTAATCATTGTCCTAGGCTCATTTATCCTATTTTTTATTTTGGCATTTATGTATGTAAATGAAATCTACAATTGGTTGAGTAAGGATATTGATGTCACGCTGGCTGTTCTTGGACCAAGCGAAATTCTTTGGGTATATTTAATGATCGCTTGTGTCGTATCGATCTCCGGCACCATTCCGATCGTCGCCCATCAAATCTGGATATTTGTTCGTCCTGCCCTTACCCCTAAAGAGCAAAAAGTAACATTAGCTTATATTCCATCGCTATTTATACTGTTCCTAGTCGGTATTTCATTTGGCTACTTTGTAATCTTCCCCATCGTTTTTGATTTTTTGCTTTCTTTATCGGAGGACATGTTTTACACCTTTTTCACAACAGAAAAGTACTTCCGTTTTATGTTACATATGACCCTGCCATTCGGATTGTTATTTGAACTTCCTGTCATCATCATGTTTTTGACTAGCCTTGGTGTGTTAAATCCGTATAGACTTCAGAAGATCCGGAAATATGCCTACTTTGTGTTAGTTTTAATTGCTGTCTTGATTACACCACCAGATCTACTGGCAGATATATTAGTTGTGGTTCCTATGCTATTTTTATATGAATGCAGCGTGCTACTGTCTAAAGTGGTGTATAAACGCAAACAGAAACTCTCGATCGCGGCATAG
- the ectB gene encoding diaminobutyrate--2-oxoglutarate transaminase yields the protein MNNDLKVFEELESEVRSYCRSFPTIFTKAKGYKMWDVDNKEYLDFFSGAGALNYGHNDPNMKEKLIEYITHDGITHSLDMASTAKAEFLNKLNDVILKPRDLEYKVMFPGPTGTNTVESALKLARKVTKRTEVVSFTNGFHGMTIGALSVTGNSFKRKGAGIPLHNAITMPYDNYIDENLDTLDYFERYLEDGGSGVEIPAAVILETVQGEGGLNTARFEWLKKLESICNRFDIFLIIDDVQAGVGRTGTFFSFEPAGIKPDVVCLSKSIGGYGLPFAITLIKPEHDIWAPGEHNGTFRGNNMAFVTATEALRYWEDPSFEEGIKERADKITTFLDGLIDKYPEMNGYRKGRGIMQGISSDVEGFSEKVAELAFEQGLIMETAGADDEVFKLFPPINIDIEALEQGFEIIEAAVEAVAKEKELVTS from the coding sequence ATGAATAACGATCTAAAGGTATTTGAAGAACTGGAATCAGAGGTAAGATCCTATTGCCGCAGCTTCCCTACCATTTTTACAAAAGCTAAAGGGTACAAGATGTGGGATGTTGATAATAAAGAATATCTAGATTTCTTTAGTGGGGCCGGTGCCTTGAACTATGGCCATAACGATCCAAACATGAAAGAAAAGCTTATTGAATATATTACACATGATGGAATTACTCACAGCTTAGATATGGCTTCTACAGCGAAAGCAGAATTTCTAAACAAGCTAAACGATGTGATCTTGAAACCTCGTGACCTCGAATACAAGGTGATGTTCCCTGGACCAACAGGCACGAACACTGTAGAAAGCGCGTTAAAACTAGCTCGTAAAGTAACAAAACGTACGGAAGTTGTCAGCTTTACAAATGGTTTCCATGGCATGACGATCGGTGCGCTTTCTGTCACAGGAAACTCCTTCAAACGAAAAGGGGCAGGCATTCCGCTTCATAACGCTATTACCATGCCTTATGACAACTACATCGATGAAAACCTCGATACACTTGACTATTTTGAGCGCTATCTTGAAGACGGCGGAAGTGGTGTAGAAATTCCAGCTGCAGTTATCCTTGAAACGGTACAAGGCGAAGGCGGCTTAAACACAGCACGCTTTGAGTGGCTGAAGAAGCTTGAGTCCATTTGTAACCGATTCGACATTTTCCTAATCATTGACGATGTTCAAGCAGGTGTCGGTCGGACAGGTACGTTCTTCAGCTTTGAGCCCGCTGGCATTAAACCTGATGTTGTTTGCCTGTCTAAATCCATTGGTGGATACGGCTTACCGTTTGCGATCACATTGATTAAGCCAGAGCATGACATTTGGGCTCCAGGTGAACACAACGGTACGTTCCGCGGTAACAACATGGCATTTGTTACGGCAACAGAAGCCCTTAGATATTGGGAAGATCCAAGTTTTGAAGAAGGGATAAAAGAAAGAGCTGACAAGATTACTACATTCCTAGATGGCTTGATTGATAAATATCCTGAAATGAACGGCTATCGCAAAGGCCGCGGAATCATGCAAGGAATCTCTTCTGATGTCGAGGGTTTCTCTGAAAAAGTTGCGGAGCTTGCCTTTGAACAAGGTTTAATTATGGAAACAGCCGGTGCAGACGATGAGGTATTCAAGCTGTTCCCGCCAATTAACATTGATATCGAAGCACTTGAACAAGGTTTTGAAATAATCGAAGCGGCCGTTGAAGCTGTTGCTAAAGAGAAAGAGTTAGTTACATCCTAA
- the ectA gene encoding diaminobutyrate acetyltransferase — MNQQTATITRTNEQLTFDKPSVEDGSAMWDLVNNSSLDQNSPYKYIMMCEFFSETCVVAKEDGKLVGFVTAFIPPERSDVIFVWQIGIDASQRGKGIASKILNELVERQDGSEVRYLEATVTPSNDASQSLFKRLARDNKTTCTITECFPEKLFPGDEHEEELTFRIGPFSKEKSPELNK, encoded by the coding sequence ATGAATCAACAAACCGCAACCATCACTCGTACTAATGAACAGCTAACTTTTGACAAACCATCTGTTGAAGACGGCTCAGCTATGTGGGACCTCGTAAATAACTCATCCCTCGATCAAAATTCACCCTACAAGTACATTATGATGTGTGAATTCTTTTCCGAAACATGTGTCGTCGCAAAAGAGGACGGCAAATTGGTTGGGTTCGTCACGGCCTTTATTCCGCCTGAGAGAAGTGATGTCATATTTGTCTGGCAAATTGGAATCGATGCTTCTCAGCGTGGAAAAGGGATAGCCTCTAAAATTTTAAATGAACTCGTTGAACGTCAGGACGGCAGCGAGGTGCGCTACCTTGAAGCGACAGTGACACCATCTAATGATGCCTCACAGTCCTTGTTTAAACGATTAGCTCGTGATAACAAAACGACTTGTACAATTACAGAGTGCTTTCCAGAGAAATTATTCCCTGGAGACGAACATGAAGAAGAATTAACATTTCGAATCGGACCATTTTCCAAGGAAAAATCTCCCGAATTAAATAAATAA
- a CDS encoding nucleotidyltransferase family protein produces the protein MTIRNETDLINLIKEDEAMMNVLRIVKSLDLPDWWVCAGFVRSKIWDVLHGFNKKTVVPDIDVIYFYQKEKDESKDEKLEEKLRSIAPHIPWSVKNQARMHKVNDFLPYSSSFDAISKFPETATALGIKLSDWENVILAAPYGIEDAINLQIKPTPSFINNKKGLAIHEERIVKKDWKSTWNKIEIHHL, from the coding sequence ATGACAATTAGAAATGAAACAGATCTAATTAATCTTATAAAAGAAGATGAAGCAATGATGAATGTATTGAGAATAGTTAAGTCACTGGATTTACCAGATTGGTGGGTATGTGCTGGTTTTGTACGTTCGAAAATCTGGGATGTGCTACACGGTTTTAACAAGAAAACAGTCGTCCCAGATATTGATGTCATCTATTTCTATCAGAAAGAGAAAGATGAATCAAAAGATGAGAAGTTGGAAGAAAAGCTTAGATCCATTGCTCCTCATATTCCCTGGTCAGTTAAAAATCAGGCAAGGATGCATAAAGTTAATGATTTTTTGCCTTATTCATCTTCATTCGACGCTATATCAAAATTCCCTGAAACAGCTACAGCCTTGGGGATAAAGCTTAGCGATTGGGAAAATGTGATTCTTGCTGCTCCATATGGAATAGAGGATGCGATAAATCTACAGATTAAACCAACACCTAGCTTCATTAATAACAAAAAAGGATTAGCCATTCACGAAGAGCGTATAGTGAAAAAAGATTGGAAATCAACATGGAATAAGATTGAAATTCATCACCTATGA
- a CDS encoding GNAT family N-acetyltransferase: MINTVVKELQSPKEILEAFPVMNQLRTHLDVETYLALVTEAKEKDSYRLFALYDRDEIVAVTGFKPMITLYYGRFVWVCDLVTSSESRSKGYGDRLLAFVHEWTKENGYESVALSSGLQRLEAHRFYEDRMDYDKVSYVFKRKID; encoded by the coding sequence ATGATAAATACAGTGGTTAAAGAATTACAATCTCCTAAAGAAATACTTGAGGCCTTTCCAGTTATGAATCAACTACGAACTCATCTAGATGTAGAAACATACTTAGCCCTTGTAACAGAAGCAAAAGAAAAGGACAGCTACAGGCTTTTTGCCCTATATGATCGAGATGAAATCGTTGCTGTAACGGGGTTTAAACCTATGATCACCCTTTACTATGGTCGATTTGTGTGGGTGTGTGACCTTGTAACAAGCAGCGAAAGTCGTTCAAAAGGATATGGAGATAGGCTGCTTGCTTTTGTACATGAATGGACGAAGGAAAATGGGTATGAGAGTGTTGCTTTATCATCGGGATTGCAACGATTGGAGGCGCATCGTTTTTATGAAGATCGGATGGACTATGACAAGGTAAGTTATGTGTTTAAAAGAAAGATCGATTAG
- a CDS encoding nitroreductase family protein, whose protein sequence is MRKSYKQFHKESNWPPVYQPSAVQKQEECLSSEYFYLSYRSLNEDLSSCIQGRRSSKAIGIEKMIGKEDLGTFLKWSVGILENENGRRAYPSAGQLYANQVFVAIKEVDNVEAGLYKYHHEDHALTFVSGNWNVRNAVVQ, encoded by the coding sequence ATGAGGAAATCCTATAAACAATTTCATAAAGAATCAAACTGGCCTCCTGTTTATCAGCCTTCTGCTGTACAAAAACAGGAAGAATGTCTATCTAGTGAGTACTTTTATTTAAGTTATAGATCGTTGAATGAGGATTTGTCCAGCTGTATTCAAGGTAGAAGATCTTCAAAGGCAATTGGGATAGAGAAAATGATAGGTAAGGAAGATCTAGGAACTTTTTTAAAATGGTCAGTAGGTATCTTGGAGAATGAAAATGGACGCCGGGCGTATCCTTCTGCCGGCCAGCTTTATGCTAATCAAGTTTTTGTTGCCATAAAGGAAGTGGATAACGTGGAAGCAGGCCTTTATAAATATCATCATGAGGACCATGCTTTGACTTTTGTGAGTGGGAATTGGAACGTTAGAAATGCAGTGGTCCAATAG
- a CDS encoding GNAT family N-acetyltransferase, producing the protein MHVREALAAEAELLSELAIQSKAYWGYSEEFIESCKDVLTIDTPYIVENHVYVLEEKLKIVGFFSFERRKGDTLDFLYIHPDFIGRQFGSELWESVLHKARELGIKSFTIDSDPNAKGFYEKMGAKQVGKTPSTVFRDRLLPLMKYVVED; encoded by the coding sequence ATACACGTAAGGGAGGCGTTAGCAGCAGAAGCTGAATTACTTAGTGAACTTGCTATTCAATCAAAAGCATATTGGGGGTACAGTGAGGAATTCATTGAGTCGTGTAAGGATGTTTTAACGATAGATACTCCATATATCGTTGAGAACCATGTCTATGTTCTAGAAGAAAAGTTGAAAATCGTTGGCTTCTTTTCTTTTGAAAGAAGGAAAGGGGACACGTTGGACTTTCTATACATCCATCCTGACTTCATAGGAAGACAGTTTGGATCGGAACTGTGGGAAAGTGTGCTGCATAAAGCCCGTGAGCTTGGTATCAAAAGTTTTACGATTGATAGCGATCCGAACGCCAAAGGTTTTTATGAGAAAATGGGTGCGAAACAGGTGGGGAAAACACCTTCAACTGTCTTTAGAGATCGTTTGCTTCCATTAATGAAATACGTGGTGGAAGATTGA
- a CDS encoding 2-hydroxymuconate tautomerase, translating into MPIITVQMLEGRSDDQKQALVEQVTNAVTDTTGARKEAVTVVIEEMSKQNYGVAGKRLAD; encoded by the coding sequence ATGCCGATTATTACTGTACAAATGCTCGAAGGACGAAGCGATGACCAGAAACAAGCTTTGGTTGAACAAGTAACCAACGCTGTGACAGATACCACAGGTGCCCGCAAAGAAGCGGTCACTGTTGTGATAGAGGAAATGTCCAAGCAGAACTATGGCGTGGCAGGAAAACGATTGGCTGACTGA